In a single window of the Acipenser ruthenus chromosome 20, fAciRut3.2 maternal haplotype, whole genome shotgun sequence genome:
- the ss18l2 gene encoding SS18-like protein 2 produces the protein MNGYMKNMSIVFVPEKLRGRAQINQEIIQRLLEENDQLVRIIVEYQRKGRAAECVRYQQILHRNLVYLATIADTSPNILPAAPTTQAENMGICAAAQVQSEESKSLSPPAGKENTDTWGGTQ, from the exons ATGAATGGTTACATGAAAAATATGTCTATTGTGTTTGTGCCAGAGAAGCTACGAGGGCGGGCTCAAATCAATCAGGAAATAATACAGAGG TTGCTTGAGGAAAATGATCAGTTAGTTCGCATTATTGTCGAGTACCAGAGGAAAGGCAGAGCGGCTGAATGCGTACG ATACCAACAGATTTTGCACAGAAACCTTGTGTACTTGGCAACCATTGCAGATACAAGCCCAAACATACTTCCAGCCGCACCTACT ACTCAAGCTGAAAACATGGGCATTTGTGCAGCAGCACAAGTACAAAGTGAAGAGAGCAAGAGTCTTAGTCCACCAGCAGGGAAAGAAAACACAGACACATGGGGAG ggaCACAGTGA